The DNA window AACGATCTGCAAGAACAAGAAAAACGACACaggaatttacgtggttcgatatTAATTTCGATCTTCATCCACAGAAAACAGGAGAAAGATTTTTTTATCACACAAACTACAATAGAGAAGGTATAATAGGTATAGCAAGAATAGAAATTAAACGCCCAATCAAATCTCCAAGTCAGGCTTGTTATCAAATGAATCTCCAAGAAAAACGACACAGGAATTTATGAAATGTTAAGGAaaatgggttgaaaaagttagtagaatatgagtccCAAATAAAATGAGTAAGTCTGTTTTGTAATATGGATTAATTTCCCTGAAACCAAGCATGCAGAATTAAACATTAGTATTCAAATTCATGTTCTAAAATCCAAAAACAAAAAGTTATTGATTCAGTAtctaaaaatcaaaatcatcaaaattaaattctaaaatcCAGAAAGAAAATGTTGAATATTTGCGCACTAGTTTGTGATtgtttaatgtattaatttatatGATGTAGTTATGTTTTGAAGTGTAGTTCCTGTAGTAGACGCCGAAACGGGCCGAAAATGCTATGTGTTAGAATGGCTTGAAATTCGCACGGTGTTTGCAAATCGAGCTGAGAAGTCATTCTAACATTCCATAATAATGCTAAAGCCtaataattgaataatttaTGTGTATTTAATTCCCATTACGTCTGTAAAAGAATAACATGAAATTCGCATGATGACTTGGAATTCACACAATATCAAACTCCACCCGTTACTGCATCTACACATGCAAATTCATCCCATTACAACTCAAAagtgataaaaaaaacatgtgACACAAATCAACATATCAAACAACATGTACGACTTGGTGTATCTTCTCTTCTTCGGCCGAATAACAACTACAACTATACGTTTCTACTAGTTCAGTCATTCTCTGGAGTAATAAAAATTGCAtcaatactttatttacataACTTCAAACTTATTTACATTATACTTCAACAGAACAATATATCTACCGAACCTTACTTACAGTTACATGTATAAGTTGTTTATCATATGTAGTATACTTTAGTAATCCATTTCTATTGCCCCTGAAATTAGAAAGGAGAAAGCGGTTAGTATAAAAGTAACGATATACTATTACGTCCGTACCTATACAATTTCTACGTTGAGGTGGTTTTGCCCTAACATGCTCTGTGTCAAAAGGAGGGACAAACGGCTAGTTAGCCACATTCCAAGTACCAACTACTTGGTAATTGTTACAACATTAAATAGGTGATATTTACCTAGACAAAACAATAAATTAGTGGAAGTCCAAGAGTTGTAATAGCCCTATAAAAGGGAAGGTTCTACATCAAACtaaacacaacaaaaaatacaaaaaacacTCTTCTCCTACTCTTGCCACCATGTTTACTCTTCAATATaatgcctctctcgattaccatctttaagatggtatcagagcaggttgtTGCGGTGTGGGACTTAGAAAATTCTCATCACCGTCCCGGATATACCTTTCCCGACCCCTTTTAAACCtgcaaaaatcagaaaatagcCATGTCAGAATCTGACTCAGAAACTACAAACACCAACCAacctttgataaattttccaggGGAGTTCACTGCCCAATTGGCCGAGTTCCTCAAACAGATTAATATACCACCAAAAACCCAAGAacaaccaccacctccaccctcAAACCAACCAGAATCATTGGGGGAAGTTCATGTCCAAAGTAAACTCAATGGGGATAATTATCCTCTATAGAAAACCGTGATGGAACGAGCGATTGGAGGCAAGGGCTTATTGTCTCACATAAATGGAGTAACCGACCCTCCTCCAACCACTCATCCCAGTTACTCGAAATGGCAACAGAGAGACTACTGCTGCTTCAACTGGATAATCAACAATGTCGAAGCCAGTCTCATCAATGAAGTCTCACAATACGCGACGGCCCGAGACCTGTGGGAGGGTCTGGCCATCACATATGCAAGTGGAGCCGATCCATTTCAAGTCTCGGATCTGCACAGACAGGCGTACAACATGAAGCAAGGGAACATGAGCCTCGAATCACTGTGGAATAAACTCCAAAGTATCTGGATCTCCATCGACGAAAGAGATCCAAATCCTATGGACACGCCATCAACAATAGAGAAATACAACAAGATCATGCAGTGACACAGATTATATCAATTTCTATGGGCCCTAGATGACAGATTCGATGccattaaaaaagaaatcctaAATAAAGATCCGTTACCCACGGTAAGAACCGCATATGGGATGGTGAGACGAGAATTTGCAAATGAACGAGTTCTCAAACCCACAAGCGACTCACATGAGACAGGAATCGGGGTTGGCCTTGCAGCAATCGACCGGAGCAGACCATCGCCGCCGCCCAAATTCCACCAAATCAtggataaaaacaaattaacaTGCAGCCACTGTGGAGGGAAGAAACATACCGCCGAAACATGCTTCCATCTCCATGGATTTCCCGATTGGTGGAAAGATATGAAGAAATCAAGACAGAATCGGAACCGGAATGGAGGAGGAAGGTCGACCGTGGCAGCAGCAATCGGCGAGCGAGCTACCAACGCCGTCAACACGGCGGGCAGCACCAGCAAGCCGTCCGACGAGCAGCGACGGAGATAACAAAGAAAAAGCGATGGCGTCAGCCGCGATCGCTAGGGCATGGTCAGAAGGTAACCACATCACCGGCGGCCCCACCATATCACCGATTGGAGATATATCGGAAAAGAAACCAGGAAATCATAGAGATGGAGGAGGAATGGAAGAGGCAGTGACGAGAGAAGGAGTGGAGGTGGCGAATTTAGGGATGTTTAGGGATTTAGGGTTCCCTAAATTAAaaaccaaccacccacttttttTCTAAATCCGAAAACCCCACCCTTCATTCTTCTAAATTTCATTTTAAACCCCATTACCATAAACCTATCCAAAACTACCCTCAAACTTCCACTATCTCTAGAAAATACCCCAAAACTTCCACAAAATCCGAAATTACCCCAACCGAATCAAATGATCCTCTTTTTCAGCCCACTATACCATGCCACAACTCTTTTAAAGCCCTAGGATTTACCTCGTCCACTACCGTTGAAAAGAAAGATAGTCAATGGATCTTTGATTGCGGTGCTACCGATACAATCTCTTTTGACCCAACCGATTTCCTACACATCTCTAAACCTACCAAAGCCTATGTCCAAACTGCCGGAGGGGACTTAGCTCGAGTAGAGGGGGCGGGTACCATTAAAATTTCTCCAACCCTCCGGCTCTCTAACTGCCTT is part of the Salvia splendens isolate huo1 chromosome 22, SspV2, whole genome shotgun sequence genome and encodes:
- the LOC121786617 gene encoding uncharacterized protein LOC121786617, whose product is MERAIGGKGLLSHINGVTDPPPTTHPSYSKWQQRDYCCFNWIINNVEASLINEVSQYATARDLWEGLAITYASGADPFQVSDLHRQAYNMKQGNMSLESLWNKLQSIWISIDERDPNPMDTPSTIEKYNKIMQ